One Geotrypetes seraphini chromosome 15, aGeoSer1.1, whole genome shotgun sequence genomic window carries:
- the MRPS16 gene encoding 28S ribosomal protein S16, mitochondrial isoform X1: protein MNFLFQVPLADGNMVHITPLLLKRYYGGHVAIRMARSGCTNRPFFRIVAAFNKRARDGKYLEQLGSFDPMPNIYNEKLVSLNFERLQYWIGNGALPSEPVAKLLGLCGFYPLHPMSITKAERVKKKRDLESLRSSQEAKTEGQEQEQQTVQ, encoded by the exons atGAATTTTCTTTTTCAGGTTCCTCTGGCAGATGGCAACATGGTTCATATCA CACCTCTCCTTTTGAAGCGGTACTATGGAGGGCATGTCGCCATCCGAATGGCACGTAGCGGCTGCACTAACAGGCCCTTCTTTCGCATTGTGGCAGCATTTAATAAGCGAGCCCGGGATGGCAAATATTTGGAGCAGCTGGGCTCGTTCGATCCTATGCCAAATATTTACAACGAGAAGCTTGTCAGCTTGAACTTTGAGAGGCTCCAGTATTGGATCGGCAATGGAGCACTTCCCTCGGAGCCAGTTGCAAAACTTTTAG GCCTTTGTGGATTTTACCCATTACATCCAATGAGCATCACAAAGGCCGAAAGGGTGAAAAAGAAGAGAGACCTTGAATCTCTGAGATCTTCCCAAGAAGCAAAAACAGAGGGCCAAGAGCAAGAACAACAGACTGTGCAGTAA
- the MRPS16 gene encoding 28S ribosomal protein S16, mitochondrial isoform X2 has product MVHITPLLLKRYYGGHVAIRMARSGCTNRPFFRIVAAFNKRARDGKYLEQLGSFDPMPNIYNEKLVSLNFERLQYWIGNGALPSEPVAKLLGLCGFYPLHPMSITKAERVKKKRDLESLRSSQEAKTEGQEQEQQTVQ; this is encoded by the exons ATGGTTCATATCA CACCTCTCCTTTTGAAGCGGTACTATGGAGGGCATGTCGCCATCCGAATGGCACGTAGCGGCTGCACTAACAGGCCCTTCTTTCGCATTGTGGCAGCATTTAATAAGCGAGCCCGGGATGGCAAATATTTGGAGCAGCTGGGCTCGTTCGATCCTATGCCAAATATTTACAACGAGAAGCTTGTCAGCTTGAACTTTGAGAGGCTCCAGTATTGGATCGGCAATGGAGCACTTCCCTCGGAGCCAGTTGCAAAACTTTTAG GCCTTTGTGGATTTTACCCATTACATCCAATGAGCATCACAAAGGCCGAAAGGGTGAAAAAGAAGAGAGACCTTGAATCTCTGAGATCTTCCCAAGAAGCAAAAACAGAGGGCCAAGAGCAAGAACAACAGACTGTGCAGTAA